One genomic window of Monodelphis domestica isolate mMonDom1 chromosome 1, mMonDom1.pri, whole genome shotgun sequence includes the following:
- the ALKAL2 gene encoding ALK and LTK ligand 2: MSGLRCPVVLGLSLLLLTVGPCQGRTEPRELKDRQTLLNLIMEIIQELKKYHSGEDNRLQFFSKHDYTLGRREVTDYGVYPDEQRVEIVPRDLRMKDKFLKHLTGPLYFSPKCSKHFHRLYHNTRDCTIPAYYKRCARLLTRLAVSPVCMEG; this comes from the exons ATGAGTGGACTGAGGTGTCCTGTTGTTCTGGGGCTGTCGCTCTTACTATTGACAGTGGGACCTTGCCAAGGGAGGACTGAGCCCCGAGAACTCAAGGACAGGCAGACTCTCTTAAACTTAATCATGGAAATTATCCAGGAACTTAAAAAGTACCATTCGGGAGAGGACAACAGATTGCAATTTTTCAGCAAACATGACTATACTTTGGGCAGGAGAGAAGTCACTGACTACGGAGTTTATCCTGATGAACAAAGAGTTG AAATTGTTCCTCGAGATTTGAGAATGAAAGACAAGTTTTTAAAACATCTAACAG GTCCTCTGTATTTTAGTCCCAAATGCAGTAAACATTTTCATAGGCTTTACCACAACACCAGAGACTGCACCATTCCAGCAT ACTACAAAAGATGTGCAAGGCTTCTTACTCGGTTGGCTGTGAGTCCAGTCTGCATGGAAGGATAA